TGAGCAGGATCCCAAAGACCAGAGCATGGGCATAACGCTTGAGTGGGTCCCCCACTAGCTGGTGGAAgaagagcacagccagcacgaggaggaggagcagaaagTTGGCCACGTCTTTGGGGCGGCCAGGTACCAGTGTCATGACAATGCCACACGCCACTTCTAGGGCTCCGATGCTCTTGCGGAGAAGGATGGAGCTGACTcccatcttcttcagcatgggGAGGGCCCGCACGTAGCTCTTGTAGGCTCGTTTCTGAAAGCAAGCAGTGACAGTGAAGGATGCGGTGATGTGAAGAGGAAGAGGTGACTTTCATTGACATAGGTAAGTGTGGTATGATgtaaagatcatagaatcatagaatcatacaatcatagaatggcctgggttgcaaaggaccccaaagatcatccagttccaaccccctgctatgtgtggggtcaccatccagcagcccaggctgcccagagccacatccagcctggccttgaatgcctgcagggatggggcatccacagcctccttgggaaaCCAAGATCAGTGATCACAGACCCAGCTGGCATGATACCCCTCTGTAGCCACAAAGCTTCTGTTGGAAGGATATTAACACTCCATCAACCTGCAGTTCTCCTTCAGGAGGTGGAAGACAGCTGTGCAAGCtagcacccagtgctggagctAGGACTGCGTTAAGGACTCCTCCCGAAATCTGAAGTTACCATTGCTATGATCAGCAATGCAGAACCATGTTTAAAAGAAACCACTGTCTGAGAGTATCATGGCCTTAAATAACACACCTTGTCCCTGACAAGCCAGGGTACAGATGGTGGAAGAAATCACTTCCCATCTCAAAGCAACAGAGACTACCCCAGGGTTTGTGGGCAGGACAAATTCAGTGCAGGGCAGGCAACGCATCAGAGATCAGATTCACCTTTGTGAGTCCTGCTCCTGCTCTCACCCACCTCTGTgatcctttctttcctcagatAAAAGCATGCAGACATTTGACATCCTTGCCCTCTGATTTCTGCTGAATTTAGAagcagtgtgagctgctgccagcctcCTTCTGTGGCTATTTGAGGGAAGAAGCAACCTCTGTCCTCACATACACTCAAGTTCTTGCATTCAAACATGAGGTATAGGTGGGTTTGCGTACTTACTTCCCAAGCAGTTTTGGAAACCTGCTTTATGGGCACACAGAACTTTCCCCCTTCTCTGTGGATTTTAAGAGAAGCCGATGATGCTGTAGTTGAACAATATTCAGCTTTGCTGTCGGACAAAGATCCCTTGACCAAGGGTATGTAAGGTAAGGATGAGACTTCTATCAACAAAAGCTCTCCTTGGGGCAGCAGTTTTTAATAGATAGATGAAGAAATGGGTTTGGTGGTATGCCCCACAGCACTGTGGGATTCCAATAGATAAACAGTTGTGTGTGCTTTTTGCTGAATggcaaaataaaactgaaaaaaatcactgccCGTTTGGGTAAATagcagcagttctgtttgtttggggcAAGAAGTCACACGCTGATGGACAAGATCGGGTTTTCATCCCCATCTCCACCACTGAGCAGATCTGCCTGGTTTGCTGTGCAGCAAAAGCATAGAAACCTAAGGAGCCTCATCACAACGCAGGGCATTAAGAATGATGTTGTTGCCCAATATCTGAATGCCTCCGCTTCCTCCTTGTAATAAAAATGGAGATCATCCCTACCTGCAGGCCTTGCTCCTTGCAAAGCAGAGACCCACAGAGgagcccagtgctgtgcagagtgAGTATCCTGCAATGCTGCTAAAGCCTCAG
This region of Coturnix japonica isolate 7356 chromosome 4, Coturnix japonica 2.1, whole genome shotgun sequence genomic DNA includes:
- the TMEM35A gene encoding transmembrane protein 35A; this encodes MASPRTITIVALSVALGLFFVFMGTIKLTPRLSRDAYNEMKRAYKSYVRALPMLKKMGVSSILLRKSIGALEVACGIVMTLVPGRPKDVANFLLLLLVLAVLFFHQLVGDPLKRYAHALVFGILLTCRLLIARQPEEQPPEKRMLSVNGDEQPLLHEAAPEKGKVKVS